The following coding sequences are from one Odontesthes bonariensis isolate fOdoBon6 chromosome 10, fOdoBon6.hap1, whole genome shotgun sequence window:
- the LOC142390976 gene encoding deoxynucleoside triphosphate triphosphohydrolase SAMHD1-like, with protein sequence MATGEDPTRNDPPKKLFNDSIHGNIELHPLLVKIIDTPQFQRLRNIKQLGGCYYVYPGASHNRFEHSIGVAHLAGELAKSLRSRQPGLKIDDRDILCVQIAGLCHDLGHGPFSHLYDTMFIPEALKKPKDDPKDPKDPKDEKWQHEDASIRMFDHLVEANRLQSEMENDGLEEETDLIFIKELILGKPLSTLENDAPVSTKDEPWPYKGRAEDKSFLYEIVANKLNGIDVDKFDYFARDCHHLGMKNNFDHLRYFMCVRVCEVDGRKHICCRDKEVDNLYGMFQTRNRLHRRAYQHKVNKNIEIMIKDAFLKADSYIKISGSNGEMFTLSTAKNDMEAYTKLTDQVFEKILHEEINGASDILKRILSRKLYKYLGQAKRNPDQPGEQNEEITAEAIETLKTALTSGIPDRRQDFEVCVVRFDYGMRDMDPIQNVYFYTKSDPTTASRIPRAQVSRLLPERFSEKIIRVYWKKPDDDTAVPKTLFEGWCESKGFTHTME encoded by the exons ATGGCAACTGGCGAAGA CCCAACCAGAAATGATCCCCCAAAAAAG CTGTTTAATGACTCCATCCATGGCAACATTGAGTTACATCCACTTCTTGTCAAAATCATCGACACACCTCAGTTCCAAAGACTACGAAACATCAAGCAGCTTGGGGGGTGCTATTATGTTTACCCTGGAGCATCCCACAACCGCTTTGAACACTCAATTGG GGTGGCGCACTTAGCAGGAGAACTCGCAAAATCTCTGAGATCAAGACAGCCAGGACTTAAAATCGATGATCGTGACATCCTCTGTGTGCAGATTGCAGGTCTTTGCCACGACCTGG GACATGGACCCTTTTCTCATCTGTATGATACGATGTTTATCCCAGAAGCACTCAAAAAACCAAAGGATGACCCAAAAGACCCAAAGGACCCAAAGGATGAAAAATGGCAG CATGAGGATGCCTCTATACGCATGTTTGATCACCTGGTGGAAGCCAATCGTTTGCAGTCAGAGATGGAAAACGACGGGCTGGAAGAGGAAACAGACCTGATCTTCATCAAGGAGCTGATTCTAGGAAAGCCTTTGAGCACTCTGGAAAATGATGCACCAGTTTCTACGAAAGATGAACCT TGGCCATACAAAGGTCGAGCTGAGGACAAGTCTTTCCTCTATGAGATTGTGGCAAACAAGCTTAATGGGATCGATGTGGACAAATTTGACTACTTTGCCAG GGACTGTCACCACCTTGGCATGAAGAACAACTTTGACCACCTGCGGTACTTCATGTGTGTCAGGGTGTGTGAAGTGGATGGGCGGAAACACATCTGCTGCAGAGACAAG GAGGTGGACAATCTGTATGGCATGTTCCAAACCAGGAATCGTCTCCATAGAAGAGCCTACCAGCACAAAGTAAACAAGAATATAGAGATTAT GATCAAGGATGCCTTCTTAAAAGCTGATTCATACATCAAGATCAGTGGATCAAACGGGGAGATGTTCACTCTCTCTACAGCCAAAAATGACATGGAGGCCTACACCAAACTGACAG ATCAAGTGTTTGAAAAAATACTCCATGAAGAAATTAATGGAGCTAGTGATATTCTGAAGAGGATCCTCTCTCGAAAACTGTACAAGTATCTGGGTCAAGCCAAG aggAATCCAGATCAACCAGGAGagcaaaatgaagaaataacagCG GAAGCAATTGAAACTTTGAAAACTGCGCTGACATCGGGCATCCCCGACAGGAGACAAGACTTCGAAGTTTGT GTTGTCCGTTTTGACTATGGGATGAGAGACATGGACCCCATCCAAAACGTCTATTTCTACACAAAGAGTGACCCGACCACAGCATCCAGGATCCCCAGAGCTCAG GTGTCAAGACTCCTCCCAGAACGCTTTTCTGAGAAGATCATCAGGGTCTACTGGAAAAAGCCGGATGATGACACTGCAGTCCCTAAAACACTCTTTGAAGGCTGGTGTGAGAGCAAAGGCTTTACG CACACAATGGAGTGA